The Exiguobacterium mexicanum genome includes a window with the following:
- a CDS encoding nucleotidyltransferase family protein — MRLLTIVASLCLPDWWICAGYVRAKIWDDAHGYEVPTPTEDVDVIYFDRSHIDEAIEKQYEAQLHDLLPNVPWSVKNQARMHLVNQLPQYQSAVDALAHFPETVTAIGVSLDASGRLKLAAPYGIDDIVKLQLRPTPAFANDSSHHHIYRARINKKNWQATWPRLHEVDIPRQER, encoded by the coding sequence ATGCGTCTGTTGACAATCGTCGCTTCGCTCTGTTTACCCGATTGGTGGATTTGTGCCGGATACGTGCGGGCAAAAATATGGGATGACGCGCACGGCTACGAAGTACCGACGCCGACCGAGGACGTCGATGTCATCTACTTTGACCGATCTCACATCGACGAGGCGATTGAAAAACAGTATGAGGCACAACTGCACGACCTGTTACCGAACGTCCCTTGGTCGGTCAAAAACCAGGCCCGCATGCATCTGGTCAATCAATTGCCACAGTATCAATCTGCGGTCGACGCCTTGGCCCATTTCCCTGAGACGGTCACGGCCATCGGTGTCAGCCTTGATGCGAGCGGACGCTTGAAGCTGGCCGCCCCTTACGGTATCGACGACATAGTCAAACTACAGTTACGACCGACCCCGGCCTTTGCGAACGACTCTTCACACCATCATATTTATCGAGCCCGGATCAATAAAAAGAATTGGCAAGCCACTTGGCCGAGACTCCATGAAGTGGATATACCTCGTCAGGAACGATAA
- a CDS encoding ECF transporter S component — translation MKTTRNKRLTTLVTLSMLGAISFVLMLFNFPLPFLPPFLKVDFSDIPALVAGIVFSPLAGVVVVALKNVLYYVFNGGGVPVGEVANFFAGVAFMYPVAWFYHKRKTNKALASGLVAGTITMALSLAILNYLLILPAYAFFFGMTEMAQPAVKTDLVLYGILPFNFIKALLISALFVPLFLKLKPWIERQRMQLQA, via the coding sequence ATGAAAACAACGCGCAACAAACGATTGACAACACTGGTGACACTATCGATGCTCGGGGCCATTTCTTTTGTCCTCATGCTCTTTAACTTCCCGCTGCCTTTCCTACCACCGTTCCTAAAAGTGGATTTCAGTGACATTCCCGCGCTCGTCGCCGGGATCGTGTTCTCCCCACTCGCAGGCGTCGTGGTCGTCGCTCTAAAAAACGTCCTCTACTATGTCTTCAATGGTGGCGGCGTTCCGGTCGGTGAAGTCGCGAACTTCTTTGCAGGTGTCGCCTTCATGTATCCGGTCGCATGGTTCTACCATAAACGTAAAACGAATAAAGCGCTCGCTTCAGGCCTCGTGGCCGGTACGATCACGATGGCACTCAGCTTGGCGATCTTGAACTATTTGCTCATCTTACCAGCCTACGCGTTCTTCTTCGGCATGACCGAGATGGCACAACCGGCTGTCAAAACGGACCTCGTCCTATACGGTATCTTGCCGTTCAACTTCATTAAGGCCTTGCTGATCAGCGCCTTGTTCGTCCCACTCTTCCTCAAATTGAAGCCGTGGATCGAACGTCAGCGCATGCAACTTCAAGCGTAA
- a CDS encoding HesB/IscA family protein produces the protein MIHLTESAALQVIDMMKQTERPDDQYLRIKVQGGGCTGLSYGMGFDEDKTDKDVQFDHHGVRVIVAEADHGVVDGLEIDYKQSMLGGGFTIKNPNAIATCGCGSSFRTASNAGTPGDC, from the coding sequence ATGATTCATTTGACAGAATCAGCCGCATTACAAGTCATCGATATGATGAAACAGACCGAACGCCCCGACGACCAGTACTTGCGGATCAAAGTGCAAGGGGGCGGGTGTACCGGCCTGTCTTACGGGATGGGGTTTGATGAGGATAAGACAGACAAGGACGTTCAGTTTGACCACCACGGCGTCCGCGTCATCGTCGCCGAAGCCGATCACGGGGTCGTCGACGGTCTCGAGATTGACTATAAGCAGTCGATGCTAGGAGGCGGCTTCACGATTAAAAATCCGAACGCCATCGCCACGTGCGGTTGTGGCTCGAGTTTCCGGACGGCATCGAACGCCGGGACACCTGGGGATTGCTAA
- a CDS encoding epimerase has product MRNVLIFGGSRYFGKRLALRLAEAGDDVTIVTRGQLQVPEAEGIRSIKGDRQSVATMKDLSRDHYDLVYDNICFNPYQAKIASDAFMDQVGKYVLTSTMSVYAPGAELKESDFNPLHHDYHLESEHDYGQGKREAESYFFHRASFPVATVRLPIVLGPDDYTDRLKFYIDAVRREEPIVLHHPEAKMGFISSFEAAAFLEWVGRANVTGPFNAASEGVISLGALMERIGHHLNKPIQIIKDGESSPYDTDVDYYMSIAEAKKAGFVFTQLDDWLDRVIVKTIRK; this is encoded by the coding sequence ATGAGAAACGTATTGATTTTCGGTGGCTCACGCTATTTTGGAAAGCGGTTGGCGCTTCGGTTGGCGGAGGCCGGTGACGATGTGACGATTGTGACGCGTGGACAACTGCAAGTACCTGAGGCGGAGGGCATCCGGTCGATCAAAGGGGACCGACAGTCGGTGGCGACGATGAAAGATTTGTCACGAGACCATTACGACCTCGTCTATGACAATATTTGCTTTAACCCGTACCAGGCAAAGATCGCCTCGGACGCTTTCATGGACCAAGTCGGTAAATATGTGCTCACGTCGACGATGTCGGTTTATGCGCCAGGCGCCGAGTTGAAAGAAAGTGATTTCAATCCGCTCCATCATGACTATCATCTCGAATCCGAACATGATTATGGGCAAGGGAAGCGAGAGGCTGAATCTTATTTCTTCCATCGCGCCTCGTTCCCGGTCGCGACGGTCCGCTTGCCAATCGTGCTCGGACCCGACGACTATACAGACCGTCTCAAGTTTTATATCGACGCCGTCCGACGGGAAGAGCCGATCGTACTGCATCACCCGGAAGCGAAGATGGGGTTCATCTCAAGCTTTGAGGCGGCCGCCTTTCTAGAATGGGTCGGTCGGGCGAACGTGACCGGACCGTTCAACGCGGCGAGTGAAGGGGTCATCTCGCTCGGGGCACTCATGGAACGGATCGGCCATCACTTAAATAAACCGATCCAGATCATCAAAGATGGCGAGTCGTCGCCGTACGATACGGACGTCGACTATTATATGTCGATTGCCGAGGCGAAAAAGGCCGGGTTCGTCTTCACCCAACTCGACGACTGGCTCGACCGGGTCATTGTAAAAACAATCCGCAAATGA
- a CDS encoding NAD(P)/FAD-dependent oxidoreductase, whose translation MKSTKDVIIIGGGPVGLFTAFYAGMRQLDTALIESLPQLGGQLSTLYPEKYIYDIAGFPKVKAQDLIDQLKAQADQFEQDYRLGETVETVERLEDGTFQITTNKDEYHTKAIIITAGNGAFAARPLGIDGCEDYANLHYFVDNMEKFRDRRVMIAGGGDSAVDWALMLEGIAKEVHIVHRRDRFRAHEHTVEQMKASTINVWTPYNIESLSGETHIESVELTDKDGESKFVEIDDLICNYGFVSSLGPIKNWGMEFEKNTIRVDSRMETTVAGIFACGDIATYEGKVKLIATGFGEAPIAINQVKQLVDPTARHPQHSTSVFAGK comes from the coding sequence ATGAAATCGACGAAAGATGTGATCATCATCGGTGGCGGCCCGGTCGGACTGTTCACCGCATTTTATGCAGGTATGCGCCAACTCGATACGGCGTTGATTGAAAGTTTGCCGCAGCTCGGCGGACAATTATCGACACTGTATCCAGAAAAATATATTTACGACATCGCCGGCTTCCCGAAAGTGAAAGCCCAAGATTTGATTGACCAATTAAAAGCCCAAGCCGATCAGTTCGAGCAGGACTATCGCCTCGGGGAGACGGTCGAGACGGTCGAACGTCTTGAAGACGGCACGTTCCAGATCACGACGAACAAGGATGAGTACCATACGAAAGCCATCATCATCACGGCCGGGAACGGGGCATTCGCCGCACGACCGCTCGGCATCGATGGTTGCGAAGATTATGCCAACCTTCATTACTTCGTCGACAACATGGAGAAGTTCCGCGACCGCCGCGTCATGATCGCTGGCGGCGGCGACTCTGCCGTCGACTGGGCGCTCATGCTTGAAGGCATCGCCAAGGAAGTCCATATCGTTCACCGCCGTGACCGTTTCCGTGCCCACGAGCATACGGTCGAGCAAATGAAGGCCTCGACGATCAACGTGTGGACGCCATATAACATTGAGTCACTTTCAGGTGAGACACACATCGAGTCGGTCGAATTGACGGACAAAGACGGCGAATCGAAATTCGTTGAAATCGACGACCTCATCTGTAACTACGGTTTCGTCTCATCGCTCGGCCCAATCAAAAACTGGGGCATGGAGTTCGAGAAGAACACGATCCGCGTCGACTCACGCATGGAGACGACGGTCGCCGGCATCTTCGCCTGTGGTGACATCGCGACTTATGAAGGAAAAGTGAAATTGATTGCGACAGGCTTCGGTGAAGCCCCGATCGCCATCAACCAAGTGAAGCAGCTCGTCGACCCGACAGCGCGTCACCCACAACATTCGACTTCGGTATTTGCCGGGAAATAA
- a CDS encoding NAD(P)/FAD-dependent oxidoreductase, with the protein MKRPNIVILGAGFGGLITAVNLQKTLSAGDANITLINKHDYHYQTTWLHEPAAGTMKPEQARIYINDVVNPSRVKFVKGIVDRVDTTAKQVLLADGSTVEYDYVVFALGGIPETFGIPGLKENAMTISSLNSVRKIKEHIEYSFAQYKTNGSADRSYVTIVVGGAGFTGIEFLGELVNRVPELCKQYDVPREAVRIVNIEAAPTVLPGFDPELTTYAQKWLERNGVEMKLGNGIKGVEPGVVTFGPLQGDTTETIAANTILWTGGVSGSPIIEKSGFEAVRNRVMVEADNRAPGHDNVFIIGDCSAVMDPVSNRPYPPTAQIATQQAHNVAKNIAALINGKSTSKFTYESKGTVASLGHNDGIGIVMGKKIFGRNASFMKKVIDNKHFLELKKYGLVLKKGKF; encoded by the coding sequence ATGAAACGACCTAACATTGTTATTCTTGGCGCAGGTTTCGGTGGACTCATCACAGCGGTGAACCTCCAGAAGACGCTCTCAGCTGGCGACGCGAACATCACGCTCATCAACAAGCATGATTACCATTACCAGACGACATGGCTCCATGAACCAGCGGCCGGAACGATGAAACCGGAGCAAGCTCGTATCTACATCAACGACGTTGTGAACCCGTCACGCGTGAAATTTGTCAAAGGGATCGTCGATCGCGTCGATACTACGGCTAAACAAGTACTACTCGCAGACGGCTCGACTGTTGAATATGATTATGTCGTGTTCGCACTCGGCGGCATTCCAGAAACATTCGGAATCCCAGGCCTCAAAGAGAACGCGATGACAATCAGTTCATTGAACAGCGTCCGTAAAATCAAAGAACATATCGAATACTCATTCGCACAATACAAGACGAACGGGTCGGCTGACCGCTCGTACGTGACAATCGTCGTCGGCGGCGCAGGTTTCACAGGTATCGAGTTCCTCGGTGAGCTCGTCAACCGTGTCCCTGAGCTTTGCAAGCAGTATGACGTGCCACGTGAAGCCGTTCGCATCGTGAACATCGAGGCGGCTCCGACCGTCCTTCCTGGTTTCGACCCAGAACTTACGACGTATGCACAGAAATGGCTCGAGCGTAACGGTGTCGAGATGAAACTCGGCAACGGCATCAAAGGCGTTGAGCCTGGCGTCGTCACGTTCGGTCCGCTTCAAGGCGACACGACGGAGACGATCGCAGCGAACACGATCCTTTGGACAGGTGGCGTCAGCGGTAGCCCGATCATCGAGAAATCTGGTTTTGAAGCGGTCCGTAACCGTGTCATGGTCGAGGCGGACAACCGTGCCCCTGGTCACGACAACGTCTTCATCATCGGTGACTGCTCGGCTGTCATGGATCCGGTCTCAAACCGTCCATACCCGCCGACTGCTCAAATCGCGACGCAACAAGCGCACAACGTAGCGAAAAACATCGCGGCGCTCATCAACGGAAAATCGACTTCGAAATTCACGTATGAGAGCAAAGGGACAGTCGCTTCACTTGGCCATAACGACGGCATCGGCATCGTCATGGGCAAAAAGATCTTCGGTCGCAACGCTTCATTCATGAAGAAAGTGATCGACAACAAACACTTCCTCGAATTGAAGAAGTACGGTCTCGTCCTCAAAAAAGGTAAATTCTAA
- a CDS encoding YuiB family protein has translation MHIIQAVIGAILYLVIFFSIGFILNMLLKKTWTLVFIYPIFVIMMIDNVKLSSYITETSTALANVYERVLGLQFLDVFMLGFGLLGAILAGVTIRYLRKSGYSMF, from the coding sequence ATGCATATCATCCAGGCTGTCATTGGGGCGATTCTTTATTTGGTCATCTTCTTCAGCATCGGCTTTATTTTGAACATGCTACTTAAAAAAACATGGACGCTCGTGTTCATCTATCCGATTTTCGTCATTATGATGATTGATAACGTCAAGCTCTCGAGTTACATCACGGAGACATCGACCGCGCTCGCCAACGTTTACGAACGGGTGCTCGGACTTCAGTTTTTGGATGTGTTCATGCTTGGTTTCGGACTGCTTGGTGCAATTTTGGCCGGCGTCACGATTCGCTACTTGCGTAAGAGTGGTTACTCAATGTTTTAA
- the glcT gene encoding glucose PTS transporter transcription antiterminator GlcT, with protein MTLPMYTIKKVLNNSVVICQHDPEPEVILLGKGIGFGKKAGDLVDPASVPEKVYQLTDKEEQSQYRELVKHVDEDFIAFMQEIVGFIENNTGKKVDQHIHIGLTDHLFFTMKRIEQGMEVTNPFLLETESLYPNEYALAERIVDMIHERLDVLLPDAEIGFIALHIHSATTFKNVLEVNRHNQIIGQIVQTIESRLNVKMDRSSLDYKRLLRHLRYAVERVATGEMVEAPQKIEKVLREEYPLCYSTAWELMGIMERELKRPVPRGEATYLTMHLQRLTSR; from the coding sequence ATGACATTACCGATGTATACGATCAAGAAAGTGTTGAATAATAGCGTTGTCATTTGCCAACATGATCCGGAACCGGAAGTCATTCTACTCGGGAAAGGGATTGGCTTCGGCAAGAAAGCGGGCGATCTCGTCGACCCGGCCAGTGTCCCGGAGAAAGTGTATCAACTGACAGATAAAGAAGAACAATCACAATACCGTGAGCTCGTCAAACACGTCGATGAAGACTTTATTGCCTTCATGCAAGAAATCGTCGGGTTTATCGAGAACAATACGGGCAAAAAAGTCGATCAACATATTCATATCGGTTTGACTGACCACTTGTTCTTCACGATGAAGCGAATCGAACAAGGGATGGAAGTGACAAATCCGTTCTTGCTCGAGACCGAATCGCTCTATCCGAACGAGTACGCGCTCGCCGAACGTATCGTCGATATGATTCACGAGCGGCTTGACGTGCTGTTGCCGGACGCGGAGATCGGATTTATCGCGCTCCATATCCATTCGGCGACGACGTTCAAAAACGTCCTCGAGGTCAATCGACACAACCAAATCATCGGGCAAATCGTTCAGACGATTGAGAGTCGTTTGAACGTCAAAATGGACCGGAGTTCACTCGATTATAAGCGCTTACTTCGGCACTTAAGGTACGCCGTTGAGCGGGTTGCAACGGGTGAGATGGTGGAGGCCCCACAAAAAATTGAAAAGGTATTGCGCGAAGAATATCCGCTATGCTATAGTACTGCTTGGGAGCTGATGGGCATCATGGAACGCGAATTAAAGCGTCCTGTCCCGCGAGGTGAAGCGACATATTTGACGATGCATCTCCAGCGCCTAACAAGTAGATAA
- the ptsP gene encoding phosphoenolpyruvate--protein phosphotransferase: MSHIKGIGASAGIAVAKAFVMETPSFDIPTNKIEDVAAEKARFQAAIAQSKTELEEIREITLRELGEDKAEIFSAHLLIVEDPEIVSQVNDKIESEHMNAAKALDEVAQMMVMIFESMDNEYMRERAADVRDVTKRVMAHILGVTFMTPASISEEVIIIAEDLTPSDTAQLNRKYVKGFATNIGGRTSHSAIMSRSLEIPAVVGTKVALEEIKNGDLVVIDGTEGDVFVNPSEELVNEYVEKRASFEAYKEELKQLVNEESVTADGHKVKLAANIGTPNDLEGVLKNGADAIGLYRTEFLYMDSETFPTEEEQYTAYKAVLEGMDGKQVVIRTLDIGGDKELSYLDLPKEMNPFLGYRAIRLCLEETDLFRTQLRALLRASAHGDLAIMFPMIATLEEFRAAKALLLEEEAKLKAEGIAVGNYETGMMVEIPSTAVMAKQFAKEVDFFSVGTNDLIQYTMAADRMNEKVSYLYQPFNPAILNLLHNVITEAHKAGKWVGMCGEMAGEELAIPILLGLGLDEFSMSASSVLRARSLVKRLTKSETEAIVNDVLNMDTAEEVVNFLSEKFDIKK, encoded by the coding sequence ATGTCACACATTAAAGGTATTGGCGCATCTGCAGGAATCGCAGTTGCGAAAGCATTCGTCATGGAGACACCTTCATTTGACATCCCGACAAACAAAATCGAGGACGTAGCAGCTGAGAAAGCCCGTTTCCAAGCGGCGATCGCTCAGTCAAAGACAGAACTCGAAGAAATTCGCGAGATCACACTTCGTGAACTCGGCGAAGACAAGGCAGAGATTTTCTCGGCACACTTGCTCATCGTCGAAGATCCAGAGATCGTCTCACAAGTGAACGACAAAATTGAAAGCGAACACATGAACGCTGCGAAAGCGCTCGATGAAGTCGCTCAAATGATGGTCATGATCTTTGAATCGATGGATAACGAGTACATGCGTGAACGCGCTGCCGACGTTCGTGACGTCACAAAACGCGTCATGGCGCATATCCTCGGTGTCACATTCATGACGCCTGCGTCGATTTCTGAAGAAGTCATCATCATCGCTGAAGATTTGACACCGTCTGACACGGCGCAACTCAACCGTAAATACGTCAAAGGTTTCGCGACAAACATTGGTGGACGTACGTCTCACTCAGCGATCATGTCTCGCTCACTCGAGATTCCTGCTGTCGTCGGAACAAAAGTAGCGCTCGAAGAAATCAAGAACGGCGACCTCGTCGTCATCGACGGGACAGAAGGCGACGTCTTCGTCAACCCGTCTGAAGAACTCGTCAATGAATACGTTGAAAAACGTGCTTCATTCGAAGCTTACAAAGAAGAGTTGAAACAACTCGTCAACGAAGAGTCAGTCACAGCCGACGGCCATAAAGTCAAACTTGCGGCAAACATCGGTACACCGAACGACCTCGAAGGCGTGTTGAAAAACGGCGCTGACGCCATCGGCCTTTACCGGACCGAGTTCCTCTACATGGACTCAGAAACGTTCCCGACGGAAGAAGAGCAATATACAGCCTATAAAGCAGTACTCGAAGGTATGGACGGCAAACAAGTCGTCATCCGTACGCTCGATATCGGTGGAGATAAAGAATTGTCTTACCTCGACCTTCCAAAAGAAATGAACCCGTTCCTCGGCTATCGCGCGATTCGCCTTTGCCTCGAAGAGACGGACTTGTTCCGCACACAACTTCGCGCCCTTCTCCGTGCCTCAGCGCACGGTGACCTCGCCATCATGTTCCCAATGATCGCGACACTTGAAGAGTTCCGCGCGGCGAAAGCGCTCCTTCTCGAAGAAGAAGCGAAGTTGAAAGCAGAAGGCATCGCTGTCGGTAACTACGAGACAGGGATGATGGTCGAGATTCCATCGACTGCCGTCATGGCGAAGCAATTCGCGAAAGAAGTCGACTTCTTCTCAGTCGGCACGAACGACTTGATTCAATACACGATGGCAGCGGACCGCATGAACGAGAAAGTCTCGTACTTGTACCAACCGTTCAACCCGGCCATCTTGAACCTTCTCCACAACGTCATCACAGAAGCACATAAAGCTGGCAAATGGGTCGGCATGTGTGGCGAGATGGCTGGAGAAGAGCTCGCGATTCCAATCCTTCTCGGACTTGGCCTTGACGAGTTCTCGATGTCAGCTTCAAGCGTCCTTCGCGCACGTAGCCTCGTGAAGCGTTTGACGAAGTCAGAAACAGAAGCGATCGTCAACGATGTCCTCAACATGGATACAGCTGAAGAAGTCGTGAACTTCCTCAGTGAAAAATTCGATATTAAGAAGTAA
- a CDS encoding leucyl aminopeptidase encodes MYQVKDLDWNGSYDTIVVGIGAADTIEEGLDSLFNGRVKALIQSADISTKTGEVSIVPTFEGTVKRILFVGLGQRNENTVENVRNWFGKVAKHIKARAFTDVAVALDTFGPNTAKLFAEAYEMATYEHPTYKSEPKPAKPDVTITLLGADAEEEALAGAAYGRGVNVARSLTMMPANILTSETLADYAVELAKRHGFEHRIIEKEEMEGLGMGALLAVNQGSTIPPKLIVLEYRGAGDEAPVAVVGKGITFDTGGYSIKPKDGIVGMKGDMGGAATVLGLFETLATTKPNVNVIGVIPSTDNMISGDAFKPDDVITAMNGKTIEVLNTDAEGRLVLADAVTFAKTYEPQAIIDVATLTGGVLVALGTEVTGCLTNDASLYGALEAASRDTNELVWQMPYFDVFINQVRKSEVADLNNSPGRYGHMIFGGAFVGEFVGDTPWLHLDIAGTSERSSASDLGPKGPTGVMVRTLASMLEGWKR; translated from the coding sequence ATGTATCAAGTGAAAGACTTAGATTGGAACGGTTCATATGACACAATCGTCGTGGGGATCGGCGCTGCCGACACGATTGAGGAAGGACTCGATTCATTGTTTAATGGACGCGTCAAAGCATTGATTCAATCGGCAGATATTTCAACGAAAACAGGTGAAGTCTCCATCGTCCCGACGTTTGAGGGAACGGTTAAACGGATCCTATTCGTCGGTCTCGGACAACGGAACGAAAATACGGTTGAAAATGTGCGCAATTGGTTCGGGAAAGTCGCCAAACACATCAAAGCCCGTGCCTTCACGGACGTCGCGGTCGCCCTCGACACGTTCGGACCGAATACGGCGAAACTGTTTGCTGAAGCGTATGAGATGGCGACGTATGAGCATCCTACATACAAATCAGAGCCGAAACCGGCGAAACCCGACGTAACGATCACGTTGCTCGGAGCTGATGCAGAGGAAGAGGCGCTAGCAGGTGCAGCTTACGGACGTGGGGTGAATGTGGCGAGGTCGCTCACGATGATGCCAGCCAATATTTTGACGTCGGAAACGCTCGCGGACTATGCGGTCGAGTTGGCCAAACGTCACGGCTTTGAACATCGCATCATTGAAAAAGAAGAGATGGAAGGGCTCGGAATGGGCGCGCTTCTCGCCGTCAACCAAGGGTCGACGATCCCGCCGAAGTTGATCGTGCTCGAATATCGCGGAGCTGGAGACGAGGCGCCTGTCGCTGTCGTCGGAAAAGGAATCACGTTTGATACGGGCGGTTACTCGATCAAGCCGAAAGACGGCATCGTCGGTATGAAAGGGGATATGGGCGGCGCCGCGACGGTACTTGGTTTATTCGAGACGCTCGCGACGACGAAACCGAACGTGAACGTCATCGGTGTCATCCCATCGACGGACAACATGATCTCAGGGGACGCATTCAAGCCGGACGATGTCATCACGGCGATGAACGGGAAGACGATTGAAGTGCTTAACACGGATGCGGAAGGTCGTCTCGTCCTCGCCGACGCCGTTACCTTTGCCAAGACGTATGAACCGCAAGCCATCATCGATGTGGCCACGCTCACGGGCGGTGTGCTCGTCGCACTCGGTACGGAAGTGACTGGTTGCCTGACGAACGATGCGTCGCTCTACGGCGCCTTAGAAGCTGCGAGCCGTGACACGAACGAACTCGTCTGGCAGATGCCATACTTCGATGTCTTCATCAACCAAGTGCGTAAGTCGGAAGTCGCCGACTTGAACAACTCACCGGGCCGTTACGGTCATATGATTTTCGGCGGCGCTTTTGTCGGTGAGTTCGTCGGGGACACGCCTTGGCTCCATCTCGACATCGCTGGGACGAGCGAACGTTCGTCGGCGAGCGACCTCGGACCAAAAGGACCGACTGGCGTCATGGTGCGCACACTCGCCTCGATGCTCGAAGGATGGAAACGTTGA
- a CDS encoding DUF429 domain-containing protein, whose product MVGVGIDGARGGWVRITYDSISLCLTISEKLEDLLIEGAVHFVDMPKDLGSIDKPDRTCDAWMRSQLKERKSSIFTPPIQEVVTEASYETANARSRELVGKGISKQAWNLVPRIREFQTIAETDVYESHPEVCFAVMTGNEARFSKKTEAGELERIELLRRYSKSSPWKWKMSNVQVDDIIDACILAVAAYEAGTTGMVTHPDQTEGEPFVAVPKTKER is encoded by the coding sequence GTGGTCGGAGTAGGAATTGATGGCGCGCGCGGGGGTTGGGTACGAATCACGTACGACAGCATCTCGCTCTGTTTGACCATCTCAGAGAAGTTAGAAGATTTATTGATCGAAGGGGCCGTGCATTTTGTCGATATGCCGAAAGACTTAGGGTCGATCGACAAGCCGGACCGAACGTGTGACGCGTGGATGCGGTCACAACTAAAAGAGCGGAAGTCATCGATCTTCACACCACCGATTCAAGAAGTGGTAACAGAAGCATCGTATGAGACGGCCAACGCGAGAAGTCGCGAACTAGTCGGAAAAGGAATCAGCAAACAAGCGTGGAACCTTGTGCCTCGGATTCGAGAGTTTCAAACGATCGCTGAAACGGACGTCTATGAGTCACACCCGGAAGTGTGCTTCGCCGTCATGACCGGGAACGAGGCGCGTTTCAGCAAGAAGACCGAGGCGGGAGAACTCGAACGGATCGAGTTGTTGCGCCGCTATTCAAAAAGCTCGCCCTGGAAGTGGAAGATGTCGAACGTACAAGTCGATGATATTATCGACGCCTGTATTTTGGCCGTGGCCGCCTATGAGGCGGGAACGACTGGGATGGTGACGCATCCGGACCAAACTGAAGGAGAGCCGTTCGTAGCGGTACCGAAGACAAAAGAGCGATGA